The Erigeron canadensis isolate Cc75 chromosome 4, C_canadensis_v1, whole genome shotgun sequence genome window below encodes:
- the LOC122596867 gene encoding uncharacterized protein LOC122596867, whose protein sequence is MERNEWMYELGRHTTEYQKHLNDFMKVAEDDRVLNGNDRISCPCVDCKNCEKYDEARVIYRHLVVKGFVPGYTCWTYHGESLVDSVISEGNINEIGANNINDDSYDNSDPDNFTQMFNVLENEVGENDNVDENDKNNEDDNGDANKNDGFQQVFADSKEDLYEGCKKYSKLSAVLRLFNVKANHNWSDKSFKELLKVFHDMLPVGNKLPVSLYETKKMYERKKQTKVSGNVTKNGPPAKVLWYFPIIPRLKRLFASPEDAKLLRWHEEERKKDGKLRHVADSPQWRNIDHTFDEFGNEIRNIRFGLSSDGINPFGNMSSRHSTWPVLLCIYNLPPWLCMKPKYIMMSLLIQGPKQPGNEIDVYLSPLIDDLKTLWSPGVQVYDGYLHENFQQRAMIFCTISDFPAYGNLSGYGTKVAKACPICQDYTCSRWLKYCKKTVYMGHPYCNMDNLFDGYSEFGSLPPPSDGETVFSQVENFQNEFGKTKDGFNARKDMVDMKIRPELAPQENSDGKRTYLPAACYTLSKDE, encoded by the exons ATGGAACGGAATGAATGGATGTACGAGCTGGGTCGTCACACAACTGAGTAccaaaaacatttgaatgaTTTTATGAAGGTGGCAGAAGATGATCGGGTGTTAAATGGAAATGATAGAATATCATGTCCTTGTGTAGATTGTAAAAACTGTGAAAAATACGATGAAGCAAGAGTAATATATCGACATTTGGTGGTAAAGGGTTTTGTGCCTGGGTATACTTGTTGGACATATCATGGAGAATCATTGGTTGATAGTGTTATTTCTGAAGGCAACATAAATGAAATTGGTGCAAACAATATCAATGACGATTCATACGACAACAGTGATCCTGATAATTTTACTCAAATGTTTAATGTATTGGAAAATGAGGTTGGTGAAAATGATAATGTTgatgaaaatgataaaaataatgaaGATGATAATGGTGATGCAAATAAGAATGATGGATTTCAACAAGTATTTGCCGACTCAAAAGAAGACTTGTATGAAGGTTGTAAAAAGTATTCAAAACTTTCTGCGGTATTGAGATTGTTTAATGTAAAAGCAAACCATAATTGGAGTGATAAAAGCTTCAAAGAACTTTTAAAAGTCTTCCATGACATGCTCCCCGTAGGTAATAAGTTGCCCGTTTCGctatatgaaacaaaaaaaat GTATGAGCGTAAAAAACAAACGAAAGTTAGCGGTAATGTGACGAAGAATGGCCCGCCAGCTAAAGTTTTGTGGTATTTTCCGATCATACCAAGACTAAAACGGTTATTTGCAAGCCCGGAAGATGCAAAATTGTTGCGTTGGCATGAGGAAGAACGTAAAAAGGATGGAAAATTAAGACATGTGGCCGATTCACCTCAATGGAGGAATATAGATCATACATTCGATGAATTCGGAAATGAGATCAGAAATATCAGATTTGGACTTAGTTCAGATGGAATTAATCCGTTTGGAAACATGAGTAGCCGTCACAGCACTTGGCCCGTTCTTCTATGCATTTACAATCTGCCACCTTGGTTATGCATGAAACCAAAATATATTATGATGTCTTTATTAATTCAAGGTCCGAAACAACCTGGTAATGAAATTGATGTGTATTTGTCTCCGTTGATTGACGACCTCAAAACATTATGGAGCCCGGGAGTTCAGGTTTATGATGGGTATTTGCATGAAAATTTTCAGCAACGGGCCATGATTTTTTGCACTATCAGTGATTTCCCAGCATATGGGAACTTGTCAGGGTATGGTACGAAAGTGGCTAAGGCGTGTCCCATATGCCAAGATTACACATGTTCAAGATGGTTGAAATATTGTAAGAAAACAGTGTACATGGGGCATCCATACTGTAACATGGATAACTTGTTCGACGGTTATAGTGAATTCGGAAGTCTGCCACCACCATCCGACGGAGAAACTGTATTTTCTCAGGTTGAAAACTTCCAGAATGAGTTCG GGAAAACCAAAGACGGATTTAATGCTAGAAAAGACATGGTCGATATGAAAATACGACCAGAACTTGCTCCGCAGGAGAATAGTGATGGGAAGCGAACGTATCTGCCAGCAGCTTGTTATACCTTGTcaaaagatgaatga
- the LOC122596617 gene encoding 2-hydroxyisoflavanone dehydratase-like — protein sequence MASTENEIAIDLFPFIRTYKNGTVERLMHTPFVEPSPVNNPTAGVCSKDIKISPTVSARIYLPNKALSAPNHISNKLPVLVYYHGGAFCLESAFCALFHNYVNTIVSKSQKLIAISVEYRLAPENPLPAAYEDSWAALNWVTSHANKQTQPENKDHWIVQYADFEKLYLGGDSAGGNIAYNMAMRVGLKKLKGDVNIYGGFLSHPHFWGSKAIRSEVTNNREEAWLSRIWRAVYPDSPGGDDNPVVNPWAEGAPAISGLGFKRMLVVVAEKDEMRDRGVEFVEFVKNSKWDGVVELVEYESEGHCFNLFNPDCDNSKDFINRLVSFMG from the coding sequence ATGGCTTCTACCGAAAATGAGATAGCCATCGATCTTTTTCCATTCATTCGAACCTACAAAAACGGCACCGTTGAGCGCCTAATGCACACCCCATTTGTCGAACCATCTCCAGTAAACAATCCAACTGCAGGCGTATGCTCCAAAGACATTAAAATCTCCCCTACTGTCTCGGCTCGAATCTACCTCCCAAACAAGGCCTTATCCGCCCCTAACCACATCTCAAATAAACTCCCTGTCTTAGTATACTACCATGGTGGCGCCTTTTGTCTTGAATCGGCCTTTTGTGCCCTCTTTCACAATTATGTAAACACTATTGTCTCAAAGTCACAAAAATTGATTGCCATATCTGTTGAATACAGGTTAGCCCCAGAAAATCCTTTACCGGCAGCTTATGAAGATTCCTGGGCTGCTCTGAATTGGGTTACTTCTCATGCTAATAAACAAACCCAACCCGAAAACAAAGATCATTGGATAGTCCAGTATGCCgattttgaaaaactttacTTAGGTGGAGATAGTGCTGGTGGTAACATTGCTTACAATATGGCAATGCGAGTTGGGCTCAAAAAGCTAAAAGGTGATGTCAACATTTATGGGGGGTTTTTGTCACATCCACATTTTTGGGGTTCGAAAGCTATTCGTTCTGAGGTGACTAACAACCGAGAGGAGGCTTGGTTATCGAGGATTTGGAGAGCGGTGTATCCTGACTCACCGGGTGGTGATGATAACCCGGTGGTGAACCCGTGGGCCGAGGGTGCACCCGCGATATCCGGGTTGGGTTTTAAGAGAATGTTGGTGGTGGTTGCGGAGAAAGATGAGATGAGAGATAGAGGTGTTGAGTTTGTTGAATTTGTGAAGAATAGTAAGTGGGATGGAGTTGTGGAGTTAGTCGAATATGAAAGTGAAGGACATTGTTTCAACCTTTTTAATCCTGATTGTGATAACTCAAAGGACTTCATCAATCGCTTGGTTTCGTTTATGGGTTAA